The following proteins are co-located in the Pseudomonas sp. ATCC 13867 genome:
- the smc gene encoding chromosome segregation protein SMC translates to MRLKCIKLAGFKSFVDPTTVSFPSNMAAVVGPNGCGKSNIIDAVRWVMGESSAKNLRGESMTDVIFNGSNTRKPVTQASIELVFDNSDQTLLGEYASYTEISIRRRVTRDGQNTYFLNGTKCRRRDITDIFLGTGLGPRSYSIIEQGMISKLIEAKPEDLRNFIEEAAGISKYKERRRETENRIRRTQENLARLTDLREELERQLERLHRQAQSAEKYQEFKAEERTLKAQLGALRWRDLNEQVGQKEKVIGDQEVAFEALVAEQRSADASIERLRDGHHELSETFNQVQGRFYSVGGDIARVEQSIQHGQQRLRQLQDDLREAQKSRQETESHLGHDRTLLATLSEELERLAPEQEISAAAAEEATVGLEESELRMQDWQQRWDAFNQQSAEPRREAEVQQSRIQHLEQSLERQGERQRRLNDERVQLAADPEDAAILELSEQVAAIELLLDESQIEEQELAERLERVRQSLQESSAAQHQAQGELQRLNGRIASLEALQQAALDPGDGTAQWLRDQGLEQRPRLAEGLRVQPGWELAVETVLGADLHGVLLDDVKGLPFDALEKGELRLLDLAAGAASRPGSLLDKVETTVDLNYWLGRVRPVETLDQALAQRASLGDGESLISREGYWVGRNFLRVRRGESADGGVLARGQELERLYVERETLEQRLAEIDEQLMRLRDEQRQAEEGRDQVRRRLQDEGRRQGELKAQLSAQQAKVEQLTLRRRRLDEELAELAEQHAIEQEQLGEARLSLQEALDAMAVDTEHRESLLAERDGMREKLDRIRQESRQHKDHAHQLAVRVGSLRAQYESTRQALERLDSQAVRLVERCEQLNLNLEEGAAPLEELRMRLEELLDRRMAVEDELKHARLALEDADRQLRDAEKRRTQAEQQSQLLRGQLEQQRMEWQALSVRRKSLQEQLHEDGYDLHGVLGTLPHDAAEKVWETRLEELAARIGRLGPINLAAIEEYQQQSERKRYLDDQNDDLVEALDTLENVIRKIDKETRNRFKETFDQINAGLQALFPKVFGGGHAYLELTGEDLLDTGVAIMARPPGKKNSTIHLLSGGEKALTALALVFAIFQLNPAPFCMLDEVDAPLDDANVGRYARLVKEMSEKVQFIYITHNKIAMEMADQLMGVTMHEPGCSRLVAVDVEAAVALAEA, encoded by the coding sequence ATGCGGCTCAAGTGCATCAAGCTGGCGGGCTTCAAGTCCTTCGTCGATCCGACGACGGTCAGTTTCCCGAGCAACATGGCGGCCGTGGTCGGCCCCAACGGATGCGGCAAGTCCAACATCATCGACGCCGTTCGCTGGGTAATGGGCGAGAGTTCGGCGAAGAACCTCCGTGGCGAGTCGATGACCGACGTCATCTTCAACGGCTCCAACACGCGCAAGCCGGTAACCCAGGCGTCCATCGAACTGGTGTTCGACAACTCCGACCAGACCCTGCTGGGCGAGTACGCCAGCTACACCGAGATTTCCATTCGCCGCCGCGTCACCCGCGACGGCCAGAACACCTACTTCCTCAACGGCACCAAATGCCGGCGCCGCGACATCACCGACATCTTCCTCGGCACCGGCCTGGGCCCGCGCAGCTACTCGATCATCGAGCAGGGCATGATCTCCAAGCTGATCGAGGCCAAGCCGGAGGACCTGCGCAACTTCATCGAGGAAGCCGCCGGCATCTCCAAGTACAAGGAGCGCCGCCGCGAGACCGAGAACCGCATCCGTCGCACCCAGGAAAACCTCGCGCGCCTGACCGACCTGCGCGAAGAACTGGAGCGTCAGCTGGAACGCCTGCACCGCCAAGCCCAGTCGGCGGAGAAATACCAGGAGTTCAAGGCCGAGGAGCGCACCCTCAAGGCCCAGCTCGGCGCCCTGCGCTGGCGCGACCTGAACGAGCAGGTCGGGCAGAAGGAAAAGGTGATCGGCGACCAGGAAGTGGCCTTCGAGGCGCTGGTCGCCGAGCAGCGCAGCGCCGACGCCAGCATCGAGCGCCTGCGCGACGGCCACCACGAGCTGTCGGAAACCTTCAACCAGGTGCAGGGTCGCTTCTATTCCGTGGGCGGCGACATCGCCCGCGTAGAGCAGAGCATCCAGCACGGCCAGCAGCGCCTGCGCCAGTTGCAGGACGACCTGCGCGAGGCCCAGAAGTCCCGCCAGGAGACCGAATCCCACCTTGGTCACGACCGTACCCTGCTGGCCACACTGTCCGAGGAACTGGAGCGTCTGGCCCCGGAGCAGGAAATCAGCGCCGCCGCCGCCGAGGAAGCCACCGTTGGCCTGGAAGAATCCGAGCTGCGCATGCAGGACTGGCAGCAGCGCTGGGATGCCTTCAACCAGCAGAGCGCCGAGCCGCGCCGTGAGGCGGAGGTGCAGCAGTCGCGCATCCAGCACCTGGAGCAGAGCCTGGAGCGCCAGGGTGAACGCCAGCGCCGCCTGAACGACGAGCGCGTGCAACTGGCCGCCGACCCGGAAGACGCCGCGATCCTCGAGTTGAGCGAGCAGGTCGCCGCTATCGAGTTGCTGCTGGACGAGTCACAGATTGAAGAGCAGGAACTGGCCGAACGCCTGGAGCGTGTGCGCCAGTCCTTGCAGGAAAGTTCCGCCGCGCAGCACCAGGCGCAAGGCGAGTTGCAGCGCCTGAATGGCCGCATCGCCTCGCTGGAAGCCTTGCAGCAGGCGGCGCTCGATCCGGGCGACGGCACTGCGCAATGGCTGCGCGATCAGGGGTTGGAGCAGCGTCCGCGCCTCGCCGAAGGGCTGCGCGTGCAGCCGGGCTGGGAGCTGGCGGTGGAAACGGTGCTCGGCGCCGACCTGCACGGCGTACTGCTGGATGATGTGAAGGGGCTGCCGTTCGATGCGCTGGAGAAGGGCGAGCTGCGCCTGCTCGACCTGGCCGCCGGCGCCGCGTCCCGTCCCGGCAGTCTGCTGGACAAGGTCGAGACCACTGTCGACCTGAACTACTGGCTGGGCCGCGTGCGCCCGGTGGAAACCCTCGACCAGGCGCTGGCGCAACGCGCTTCGCTGGGCGACGGCGAAAGCCTGATCAGCCGCGAAGGCTACTGGGTCGGGCGGAATTTCCTCCGCGTGCGCCGTGGCGAGTCTGCCGATGGCGGTGTGCTGGCGCGTGGCCAGGAGCTGGAGCGTCTGTATGTCGAGCGCGAAACGCTGGAGCAGCGCCTCGCCGAAATCGATGAACAACTGATGCGCCTGCGCGATGAGCAGCGCCAGGCCGAAGAGGGTCGCGACCAGGTGCGCCGTCGTCTGCAGGACGAAGGCCGTCGCCAGGGCGAGCTGAAGGCGCAGCTGTCCGCGCAGCAGGCCAAGGTCGAGCAGTTGACCCTGCGCCGCCGACGACTGGACGAAGAACTGGCGGAACTGGCCGAGCAGCACGCCATCGAACAGGAACAGCTGGGCGAAGCGCGCCTGAGTTTGCAGGAAGCACTGGATGCGATGGCGGTGGACACCGAGCACCGCGAGTCGCTGCTGGCCGAGCGCGACGGCATGCGCGAGAAGCTCGACCGTATTCGCCAGGAATCCCGCCAGCACAAGGATCATGCTCATCAACTGGCCGTGCGTGTCGGCTCGCTGCGCGCCCAGTACGAATCCACCCGCCAGGCGCTGGAGCGCCTGGACAGCCAGGCGGTGCGTCTGGTCGAGCGCTGCGAGCAGCTCAACCTCAACCTGGAGGAGGGTGCCGCGCCGCTGGAAGAGCTGCGCATGCGCCTGGAGGAGTTGCTCGACCGGCGCATGGCGGTGGAGGACGAACTCAAGCACGCGCGTCTGGCCCTGGAAGACGCCGACCGCCAGTTGCGCGATGCCGAGAAGCGCCGCACCCAGGCCGAACAGCAGTCGCAACTGCTGCGCGGCCAGCTGGAGCAGCAGCGCATGGAGTGGCAGGCCCTGAGCGTGCGGCGCAAGTCGCTGCAGGAGCAGCTCCACGAGGACGGCTACGACCTGCACGGCGTGCTCGGCACGCTGCCGCACGATGCCGCCGAGAAGGTCTGGGAAACCCGCCTGGAAGAACTGGCCGCGCGCATCGGGCGCCTGGGCCCGATCAACCTGGCGGCCATCGAGGAATACCAGCAGCAATCCGAGCGTAAACGCTACCTGGACGACCAGAACGACGACCTGGTGGAAGCGCTGGATACCCTGGAAAACGTGATCCGCAAGATCGACAAGGAAACCCGCAACCGCTTCAAGGAAACCTTCGACCAGATCAATGCTGGCCTTCAGGCATTGTTCCCCAAGGTTTTCGGCGGCGGTCACGCTTATCTGGAACTTACCGGCGAGGATCTACTCGATACCGGAGTGGCGATCATGGCGCGCCCGCCGGGCAAGAAGAACAGCACCATCCATCTGCTGTCCGGCGGCGAGAAGGCCCTGACCGCCCTGGCGCTGGTATTCGCGATCTTCCAGCTGAACCCGGCACCGTTCTGCATGCTCGACGAAGTCGATGCGCCGCTGGACGATGCCAACGTCGGCCGCTATGCGCGGTTGGTGAAGGAAATGTCGGAGAAAGTGCAATTCATCTATATCACCCACAACAAGATCGCGATGGAGATGGCCGATCAATTGATGGGGGTGACGATGCACGAACCGGGATGTTCGCGACTGGTGGCCGTGGATGTCGAGGCGGCGGTGGCGCTGGCCGAAGCCTGA
- a CDS encoding GntR family transcriptional regulator codes for MTFKAPDSLAEQIAHHLAERIIRGELKERERIQEQKVTQTLNVSRGSVREALLILERRHLVVILPRRGAQVSELSASHVESLYSLVTELYIMLASSVARRWREEGDLQPFLAIQQRLLDNLERGDINAFVESSFDIMRVAFPFAANPYLQETVENLLPAISRTYHLALERRKGEMSQFIGSFEQLLRAVVGRDEAAIREVLLDYSRRNSQLVLAALAER; via the coding sequence ATGACGTTCAAGGCCCCGGACAGCCTGGCTGAGCAGATCGCGCACCACCTTGCCGAACGCATCATCCGGGGCGAACTCAAGGAACGCGAGCGCATCCAGGAACAGAAGGTCACCCAGACCCTCAACGTCAGCCGCGGCTCGGTGCGCGAGGCGCTGCTGATCCTCGAGCGCCGCCATCTGGTGGTGATCCTGCCGCGCCGGGGGGCGCAGGTGTCCGAGCTCTCCGCCAGCCATGTGGAAAGCCTCTACTCGCTGGTCACCGAGCTCTACATCATGCTCGCCAGCAGCGTGGCCCGGCGCTGGCGCGAAGAGGGCGACCTGCAACCCTTCCTGGCCATCCAGCAGCGCCTGCTGGACAACCTCGAGCGCGGCGATATCAATGCCTTCGTCGAATCCAGCTTCGACATCATGCGCGTCGCCTTCCCGTTCGCCGCCAACCCCTACCTGCAGGAAACCGTGGAAAACCTCCTGCCGGCCATCAGCCGCACCTATCATCTGGCCCTGGAACGCCGCAAAGGCGAAATGAGCCAGTTCATCGGCAGCTTCGAGCAATTGCTCCGCGCCGTGGTCGGACGTGACGAGGCGGCGATCCGCGAGGTGCTGCTCGACTACAGTCGGCGCAACAGCCAACTGGTCCTGGCCGCGCTGGCTGAACGATAA
- a CDS encoding alkane 1-monooxygenase: MFALLSPAWTLRLKKAGYWIWLVPVFGIPVSYWWSYGSEYPNAWPWLVITVVFGVIPLLDFVVGRDPANPDEAEDVPRLEREGYYRLLSLATVPLLLGMLVYGGWVLATYDAWNWIGQLGWILSVGTVMGAIGITVSHELIHKDPQLEQNAGGLLLAAVCYAGFKVEHVRGHHVNVSTPEDASSSRYGQSLYAFLPHAYRHNFLNAWRLESERLKRKGLPALHWRNELIWWYAISALFLVGFSVAFGWIGALYFIGQSVMAFTLLEIVNYVEHYGLHRRRLESGRYERTTHEHSWNSNFLLTNLFLFHLQRHSDHHANAKRRYQVLRHFDESPQLPNGYAGMIVLALFPPLWRAVMDPRVRAYYAGEEYQLSATQQA, encoded by the coding sequence ATGTTCGCCCTCCTTTCCCCCGCCTGGACGCTGCGCCTGAAGAAAGCCGGTTACTGGATCTGGCTGGTGCCGGTCTTCGGCATTCCCGTCAGTTATTGGTGGTCCTACGGCAGCGAGTATCCCAACGCCTGGCCCTGGCTGGTAATCACCGTGGTCTTCGGAGTGATCCCGCTGCTGGATTTCGTGGTCGGCCGCGACCCGGCCAACCCCGATGAGGCGGAGGACGTCCCGCGGCTGGAGCGCGAGGGCTACTACCGCCTGCTGAGCCTGGCCACCGTACCGCTGCTGCTGGGCATGCTGGTCTACGGCGGCTGGGTGCTGGCCACTTATGACGCGTGGAACTGGATCGGCCAACTGGGCTGGATTCTCTCCGTCGGCACGGTGATGGGGGCCATCGGCATCACCGTGTCCCATGAACTGATCCACAAGGACCCGCAACTGGAGCAGAACGCCGGTGGCCTGCTGCTGGCGGCGGTGTGCTACGCCGGCTTCAAGGTCGAGCATGTGCGCGGGCACCACGTCAACGTCTCCACACCGGAAGACGCCTCGTCGTCGCGCTACGGCCAGAGCCTCTATGCCTTCCTGCCCCACGCCTACAGGCACAACTTCCTCAACGCCTGGAGACTGGAGAGTGAGCGCTTGAAGCGCAAGGGCCTGCCGGCGCTGCACTGGCGCAACGAACTGATCTGGTGGTACGCGATCAGCGCGCTGTTCCTGGTCGGCTTCAGCGTCGCCTTCGGCTGGATCGGCGCGCTGTACTTCATCGGCCAGTCGGTGATGGCCTTCACCCTGCTGGAGATCGTCAACTACGTCGAGCACTACGGCCTGCACCGTCGTCGCCTGGAGTCCGGACGCTACGAGCGGACCACCCACGAGCACTCCTGGAACAGCAACTTCCTGCTGACCAACCTGTTCCTCTTCCACCTGCAGCGGCATTCCGACCACCACGCCAATGCCAAGCGCCGCTATCAGGTGCTGCGCCACTTCGACGAGAGTCCGCAGTTGCCCAATGGTTATGCCGGGATGATCGTCCTCGCGCTGTTCCCGCCGCTCTGGCGCGCGGTGATGGACCCGCGGGTACGCGCCTACTACGCCGGCGAGGAGTACCAGCTGAGCGCCACCCAACAAGCCTGA
- the xdhA gene encoding xanthine dehydrogenase small subunit, with protein sequence MIRFLLNRELRVEDRLDPNLTVLNYLRQTLGKTGTKEGCASGDCGACTVVVGELVGEDGAERIRYRTLNSCLTFVSSLHGKQLISVDDLKHRGELHGVQQAMVDCHGSQCGFCTPGFVMSLFALQKNSSGESVEERKAEAHEALAGNLCRCTGYRPILDAAEQSCCQKQPDQFDAAEAETIAQLKAIAPRETAELNSGDKRCLLPLTIADLADIYTANPQARLLAGGTDLALEVTQFHRELPVMIYVGHVEEMKRVEVFDDRIEIGAATPLTDCYETLARDYPDFGELLHRFASLQIRNQGTLGGNIGNASPIGDSPPLLIALGARLVLRKGSERRELPIDEYFIDYKVTARQEGEFIEQVIIPRPQANQAFRAYKVSKRLDDDISAVCAAIQITVADGRITAVRTGFGGMAAIPKRAKACEAALLGQTFNSATFERAAQALSEDFAPLTDFRASKEYRLLTAQNLLRKCFLELEAPQAVTRVTHYA encoded by the coding sequence TTGATCAGGTTCCTGCTCAACCGCGAGCTGCGCGTCGAAGACCGCCTCGACCCCAATCTCACCGTGCTCAACTACCTGCGCCAGACCCTGGGCAAGACCGGCACCAAGGAGGGCTGCGCCTCCGGTGACTGCGGCGCCTGCACCGTCGTGGTCGGCGAGCTGGTGGGCGAAGATGGCGCCGAGCGCATTCGCTACCGCACCCTCAACTCCTGTCTCACCTTCGTATCCTCGTTGCACGGCAAGCAGCTGATCAGCGTCGATGACTTGAAGCACCGTGGCGAACTGCACGGCGTGCAACAGGCGATGGTCGATTGCCACGGCTCGCAATGCGGCTTCTGCACCCCGGGTTTCGTCATGTCGCTGTTTGCCCTGCAGAAGAACAGCTCCGGCGAAAGCGTCGAGGAACGCAAGGCCGAAGCCCATGAAGCACTGGCCGGCAACCTCTGCCGCTGCACCGGCTACCGTCCGATCCTGGATGCCGCCGAGCAGTCCTGCTGCCAGAAGCAGCCGGACCAGTTCGACGCCGCCGAAGCCGAGACCATCGCCCAGCTGAAAGCCATCGCCCCGCGCGAAACCGCAGAGCTCAACAGCGGCGACAAGCGCTGCCTGCTGCCGCTGACCATCGCCGACCTGGCCGACATCTACACCGCCAACCCGCAGGCGCGCCTGCTGGCCGGCGGTACCGACCTGGCCCTGGAAGTCACCCAGTTCCACCGCGAACTGCCGGTGATGATCTACGTCGGCCACGTCGAGGAAATGAAGCGCGTCGAAGTCTTCGACGACCGCATCGAGATCGGCGCCGCCACCCCGCTGACCGATTGCTACGAAACCCTGGCCCGCGACTACCCGGACTTCGGCGAGCTGCTGCACCGCTTCGCCTCCCTGCAGATCCGCAACCAGGGCACCCTGGGCGGCAACATCGGCAACGCCTCGCCCATCGGCGACTCGCCGCCGCTGCTGATCGCCCTCGGCGCACGCCTGGTGCTGCGCAAGGGTTCCGAGCGCCGCGAACTGCCCATCGATGAATACTTCATCGACTACAAGGTCACCGCGCGCCAGGAAGGCGAGTTCATCGAGCAGGTGATCATCCCGCGTCCGCAGGCCAACCAGGCGTTCCGCGCCTACAAGGTTTCCAAGCGCCTGGACGACGACATCTCCGCCGTCTGCGCCGCGATCCAGATCACCGTGGCAGACGGCAGGATCACCGCCGTGCGCACTGGCTTCGGCGGCATGGCCGCCATCCCGAAACGCGCCAAGGCCTGCGAGGCCGCGCTGCTGGGCCAGACCTTCAACAGCGCCACCTTCGAACGTGCCGCGCAGGCTCTGAGCGAGGACTTCGCCCCGCTCACCGACTTCCGTGCGAGCAAGGAATACCGCCTGCTCACCGCACAGAACCTGCTGCGCAAGTGCTTCCTGGAACTGGAAGCCCCTCAGGCCGTAACCCGGGTGACCCACTATGCATAA
- the xdhB gene encoding xanthine dehydrogenase molybdopterin binding subunit produces MHKPQKSQEELAELFRADLTTGVGRSVKHESAPKHVSGEAQYIDDRLEFPNQLHVYARMSDRAHARITKLDLSPCYQFPGVAIAITKDDVPGQLDIGPVVAGDPLLADGKVEYVGQMVIAVAADSLETARKAAMAAIIEYEDLEPVLDVVEALRKKHFVLDSHQHKIGDSQAMLATAPNRIQGTLHIGGQEHFYLETQISSVMPTEDGGVIVYTSTQNPTEVQKLVAEVLGISFNKVVIDMRRMGGGFGGKETQAAAPACLCAVIARLTGRPAKMRLPRVEDMQMTGKRHPFYVEYDVGFEDDGLLHGINIELAGNCGYSPDLSGSIVDRAMFHSDNAYFLGNATVNGHRCKTNTASNTAYRGFGGPQGMVAIEEIMDAVARHLGKDPLEVRKRNYYGKDERNVTHYYQQVEHNLLQEMTEELEASAEYAKRRAEIREFNASSPVLKKGLSLTPVKFGISFTATFLNQAGALIHIYTDGSIHLNHGGTEMGQGLNTKVAQVVAEVFQVDIDRVQITATNTDKVPNTSPTAASSGADLNGKAAQNAAETLKQRLVEFAAKHWKVTEEDIEFRNNQVRVRDLILPFEELVQQAYFSQVSLSSTGFYRTPKIYYDRSQARGRPFYYFAYGVSCSEVIVDTLTGEYKMLRSDILHDVGASLNPAIDIGQVEGGFVQGMGWLTMEELVWNAKGKLMTSGPASYKIPAIADMPIDLRVKLVENRKNPEQTVFHSKAVGEPPFMLGISVFCAIKDAVASLADYRAQPQIDAPATPERVLWGVEQMRKLKLAQAEKAPAQVEPA; encoded by the coding sequence ATGCATAAGCCCCAGAAGAGCCAGGAAGAACTCGCCGAACTGTTCCGCGCCGACCTCACCACCGGCGTGGGCCGCAGCGTCAAGCACGAGAGCGCGCCCAAGCACGTCAGCGGCGAGGCGCAGTACATCGACGATCGCCTGGAATTCCCCAACCAGCTGCACGTCTATGCCCGCATGAGCGACCGCGCCCATGCGCGCATCACCAAGCTGGACCTGAGCCCCTGCTACCAGTTCCCCGGCGTCGCCATCGCCATCACCAAGGACGACGTGCCCGGCCAGTTGGACATCGGCCCGGTGGTCGCCGGTGACCCGCTGCTGGCGGACGGCAAGGTCGAATACGTCGGCCAGATGGTCATTGCCGTCGCCGCCGACAGCCTGGAAACCGCGCGCAAGGCGGCCATGGCCGCGATCATCGAGTACGAAGACCTGGAGCCGGTGCTCGACGTGGTCGAGGCGCTGCGCAAGAAGCACTTCGTGCTCGACAGCCACCAGCACAAGATCGGCGACTCGCAGGCCATGCTGGCCACCGCGCCGAACCGCATCCAGGGCACCTTGCACATCGGTGGCCAGGAACACTTCTACCTGGAGACGCAGATTTCCTCGGTGATGCCCACCGAAGACGGCGGCGTGATCGTCTACACCTCCACGCAGAACCCCACCGAAGTGCAGAAGCTGGTCGCCGAAGTGCTGGGCATCTCCTTCAACAAGGTGGTCATCGACATGCGCCGCATGGGTGGCGGCTTCGGCGGCAAGGAAACCCAGGCGGCCGCACCGGCGTGCCTGTGCGCGGTGATCGCGCGCCTCACCGGTCGCCCGGCGAAGATGCGCCTGCCGCGCGTCGAAGACATGCAGATGACCGGCAAGCGCCACCCCTTCTACGTCGAGTACGACGTGGGCTTCGAGGATGACGGCCTGCTGCACGGCATCAACATCGAGCTGGCCGGCAACTGCGGCTACTCGCCGGACCTCTCCGGCTCCATCGTCGACCGCGCGATGTTCCACTCCGACAACGCCTACTTCCTCGGCAACGCCACGGTGAACGGTCACCGCTGCAAGACCAACACCGCGTCGAACACCGCCTACCGCGGCTTCGGCGGCCCGCAGGGGATGGTCGCCATCGAGGAAATCATGGACGCGGTCGCCCGCCACCTCGGCAAGGACCCGCTGGAAGTGCGCAAGCGCAACTACTACGGCAAGGACGAGCGCAACGTCACCCACTACTACCAGCAGGTGGAACACAACCTGCTGCAGGAGATGACCGAGGAGCTGGAAGCCAGCGCCGAGTACGCCAAGCGCCGCGCCGAAATCCGCGAGTTCAACGCCAGCAGTCCGGTGCTGAAGAAAGGCCTGTCGCTGACCCCGGTGAAATTCGGCATCAGCTTCACCGCCACCTTCCTCAACCAGGCCGGCGCGCTGATCCACATCTACACCGACGGCAGCATCCACCTGAACCACGGCGGCACCGAGATGGGCCAGGGCCTGAACACCAAGGTCGCCCAGGTGGTGGCCGAGGTCTTCCAGGTCGATATCGACCGCGTGCAGATCACCGCGACCAACACCGACAAGGTGCCCAACACCTCGCCGACCGCCGCTTCGTCTGGCGCAGACCTGAACGGCAAGGCCGCGCAGAACGCCGCCGAGACCCTCAAGCAGCGCCTGGTGGAATTCGCCGCCAAACACTGGAAGGTGACCGAGGAAGACATCGAGTTCCGCAACAACCAGGTGCGTGTGCGCGACCTCATCCTGCCCTTCGAGGAACTGGTGCAACAGGCCTACTTCAGCCAGGTGTCGCTGTCCTCCACCGGCTTCTACCGCACGCCGAAGATCTACTACGACCGCAGCCAGGCGCGCGGCCGGCCGTTCTACTACTTCGCCTACGGCGTGTCCTGCTCGGAAGTGATAGTCGACACCCTCACCGGCGAGTACAAGATGCTGCGCAGCGACATCCTGCATGACGTCGGCGCCTCGCTGAACCCGGCCATCGACATCGGCCAGGTGGAAGGCGGCTTCGTCCAGGGCATGGGTTGGCTGACCATGGAAGAGCTGGTCTGGAACGCCAAGGGCAAGCTGATGACCAGCGGCCCGGCGAGCTACAAGATCCCGGCCATCGCCGACATGCCCATCGACCTGCGGGTGAAGCTGGTGGAGAACCGCAAGAACCCGGAGCAGACGGTGTTCCATTCCAAGGCCGTCGGCGAACCGCCGTTCATGCTGGGCATCTCGGTGTTCTGCGCGATCAAGGACGCCGTGGCCAGCCTGGCCGACTATCGCGCCCAGCCGCAGATCGACGCCCCGGCCACCCCTGAGCGCGTACTCTGGGGCGTGGAGCAGATGCGCAAGCTGAAGCTGGCCCAGGCGGAGAAGGCACCGGCTCAGGTCGAGCCGGCGTGA
- the xdhC gene encoding xanthine dehydrogenase accessory protein XdhC has protein sequence MNWISALADLQQRAEASVLVTIIEERGSTPRNAGSKMVISADKAYDTIGGGHLEFKAMQIAREMLLAREREPKLERFSLGASLGQCCGGATVLLFEPMGQPQAHIAVFGAGHVGRALVPLLASLPCKVRWIDSREAEFPDRIPEGVTRVINEDVIDEIDEMPAGSYFIVMTHNHALDLELTARILERNDFAYFGLIGSDTKRAKFEHRLRDRGFAADTVQRMRCPMGIGEVKGKLPVEIAVSIAGEVIATYNATFGQQTGKGENTVAKLLPTSRRARTAESGA, from the coding sequence ATGAACTGGATCAGTGCCCTCGCCGACCTGCAACAACGCGCCGAAGCCAGCGTGCTGGTGACCATCATCGAAGAGCGCGGCTCGACCCCGCGCAATGCTGGTTCGAAGATGGTCATCAGTGCCGACAAGGCCTACGACACCATCGGCGGCGGCCACCTCGAGTTCAAGGCCATGCAAATCGCCCGCGAGATGCTCCTGGCCCGCGAGCGCGAGCCGAAGCTGGAGCGCTTCAGCCTCGGCGCCAGCCTCGGCCAGTGCTGCGGTGGCGCCACCGTGCTGCTGTTCGAGCCGATGGGCCAGCCCCAGGCGCACATCGCCGTATTCGGCGCCGGCCACGTCGGCCGCGCCCTGGTGCCGCTGCTCGCCAGCCTGCCGTGCAAGGTGCGCTGGATCGACTCGCGGGAGGCCGAGTTCCCCGACCGCATCCCCGAAGGCGTGACCCGAGTAATCAACGAGGACGTGATCGACGAGATCGACGAGATGCCCGCCGGCAGTTACTTCATCGTCATGACCCACAACCACGCGCTGGACCTGGAGCTGACCGCCAGGATCCTCGAACGCAACGACTTCGCCTACTTCGGCCTGATCGGCTCCGACACCAAGCGCGCCAAGTTCGAACACCGCCTGCGCGACCGCGGTTTCGCCGCCGACACCGTGCAACGCATGCGCTGCCCGATGGGCATCGGCGAGGTGAAGGGCAAGCTGCCGGTGGAGATCGCCGTGTCCATCGCCGGCGAGGTGATCGCCACCTACAACGCCACCTTCGGTCAGCAGACCGGCAAGGGCGAGAACACTGTGGCCAAACTGTTACCCACGAGCCGTCGCGCACGCACCGCCGAAAGCGGCGCCTGA